The following proteins are co-located in the Coregonus clupeaformis isolate EN_2021a unplaced genomic scaffold, ASM2061545v1 scaf1391, whole genome shotgun sequence genome:
- the LOC121579873 gene encoding Kv channel-interacting protein 1 isoform X3 — protein MGLVMGTFSMQSNKQDRTYRKDKIDDDFDMSIVCHRPEGLDKLEAQTNFSKRELQVLYRGFKNECPSGVVNEDTFKQIYAQFFPHGDASTYAHYLFNAFDSAHSGSITFEDFVMALSTLLRGSVREKLTWTFNLYDINRDGYINKEEMTDIVRAIYDMMGKYTYPALKTDTPKQHVDAFFQKMDKNRDGVVTLDEFLLSCQEDENIMRSLQLFENVI, from the exons ataaaATAGATGATGATTTTGACATGAGCATTGTGTGTCATCGGCCAGAAGGGCTGGATAAACTGGAGGCTCAGACCAACTTCAGCAAGCGAGAGCTGCAAGTGCTCTACCGCGGCTTCAAAAAC GAGTGCCCTAGTGGGGTGGTGAATGAGGACACCTTCAAACAAATATACGCACAGTTCTTTCCCCATGGAG ATGCCAGTACCTACGCGCACTACCTTTTCAACGCCTTTGACTCAGCACACAGTGGATCCATCACGTTTGAG gaCTTTGTCATGGCTTTGTCCACCCTACTGAGGGGTTCCGTGAGGGAGAAGCTGACGTGGACTTTCAACCTGTACGACATCAACAGAGATGGCTACATCAACAAGGAG gagATGACAGACATCGTCAGAGCGATATATGACATGATGGGCAAGTACACATACCCTGCCCTGAAGACAGACACTCCCAAACAACATGTGGATGCCTTCTTCCAGAAGATGGACAAGAACAGAGATGGAGTAGTCACTCTGGATGAGTTCCTTCTGTCCTGCCAGGAG GATGAAAACATAATGAGGTCCCTTCAGCTATTCGAAAATGTCATATAG
- the LOC121579873 gene encoding Kv channel-interacting protein 1 isoform X2 has protein sequence MGAVVGTLTMGERTKGERRRPSRDKIDDDFDMSIVCHRPEGLDKLEAQTNFSKRELQVLYRGFKNECPSGVVNEDTFKQIYAQFFPHGDASTYAHYLFNAFDSAHSGSITFEDFVMALSTLLRGSVREKLTWTFNLYDINRDGYINKEEMTDIVRAIYDMMGKYTYPALKTDTPKQHVDAFFQKMDKNRDGVVTLDEFLLSCQEDENIMRSLQLFENVI, from the exons ATGGGCGCTGTGGTGGGCACATTAACCATGGGGGAGAGGActaagggggagaggaggaggccgtccagGG ataaaATAGATGATGATTTTGACATGAGCATTGTGTGTCATCGGCCAGAAGGGCTGGATAAACTGGAGGCTCAGACCAACTTCAGCAAGCGAGAGCTGCAAGTGCTCTACCGCGGCTTCAAAAAC GAGTGCCCTAGTGGGGTGGTGAATGAGGACACCTTCAAACAAATATACGCACAGTTCTTTCCCCATGGAG ATGCCAGTACCTACGCGCACTACCTTTTCAACGCCTTTGACTCAGCACACAGTGGATCCATCACGTTTGAG gaCTTTGTCATGGCTTTGTCCACCCTACTGAGGGGTTCCGTGAGGGAGAAGCTGACGTGGACTTTCAACCTGTACGACATCAACAGAGATGGCTACATCAACAAGGAG gagATGACAGACATCGTCAGAGCGATATATGACATGATGGGCAAGTACACATACCCTGCCCTGAAGACAGACACTCCCAAACAACATGTGGATGCCTTCTTCCAGAAGATGGACAAGAACAGAGATGGAGTAGTCACTCTGGATGAGTTCCTTCTGTCCTGCCAGGAG GATGAAAACATAATGAGGTCCCTTCAGCTATTCGAAAATGTCATATAG
- the LOC121580327 gene encoding T-cell leukemia homeobox protein 3-like, with product MERAPSAPSPPPKAVQHEPISFGIDQILSSGADSESGRTSSRHGSDTSNGDGYLLGSPNGGSAASYTALSISLSGIVPQLEDPGLYGVNHSLGSRGVIRVPSHRPLMVAGPPHVGSAVPGYGGLCFPWVGNRFAKDRLSALVPFTVTRRIGHPYQNRTPPKRKKPRTSFSRVQICELEKRFHRQKYLASAERATLAKSLKMTDAQVKTWFQNRRTKWRRQTAEEREAERQQANRLILQLQADALHKSLNESAGFDPLCSHNSSLYALQNQQPWAEERE from the exons ATGGAACGCGCACCCAGCGCCCCAAGCCCTCCTCCCAAAGCGGTCCAGCACGAACCCATTAGCTTCGGCATCGACCAGATACTCAGTAGCGGTGCTGACTCAGAGAGCGGCCGGACCAGCAGCAGACACGGTTCGGATACAAGCAACGGAGACGGTTACCTTTTGGGGAGCCCAAACGGAGGGAGTGCAGCGTCCTACACCGCGctgtccatctccctctctgGTATTGTACCACAGTTAGAGGATCCTGGTTTGTACGGAGTGAACCACAGCCTGGGCAGCAGAGGAGTGATCCGGGTGCCCTCTCACAGACCGTTGATGGTCGCAGGGCCGCCGCATGTGGGGAGCGCTGTTCCCGGGTATGGAGGCCTGTGTTTCCCGTGGGTCGGGAATAGGTTCGCCAAGGACAGGTTATCAG CTCTCGTGCCATTCACGGTGACCCGGCGGATAGGTCATCCATACCAGAATCGCACACCGCCCAAACGAAAAAAGCCTCGGACATCCTTCTCCCGTGTGCAGATTTGTGAGTTGGAGAAGCGCTTCCACCGGCAGAAGTACCTCGCGAGCGCGGAGCGGGCCACCCTCGCCAAGAGCCTGAAGATGACGGACGCGCAGGTCAAGACCTGGTTCCAGAACCGTAGGACCAAGTGGAG gagacagacagcagaggagagggaggctgaGCGTCAACAAGCCAATCGGCTGATCCTACAGCTGCAGGCCGACGCCCTCCACAAGTCCCTCAACGAATCAGCAGGCTTTGACCCACTGTGCTCACATAACTCCTCCCTGTATGCCCTGCAGAACCAGCAGCCCTGGGCCGAGGAGAGGGAGTAG